One window from the genome of Gambusia affinis linkage group LG14, SWU_Gaff_1.0, whole genome shotgun sequence encodes:
- the LOC122843433 gene encoding ATPase inhibitor A, mitochondrial-like: protein MARLFLRGSLQRCIATQIRLSSDQLGELGKGAGKGGGGGGSVRSAGGAFGKREVAEEEQYFRKKEKEQMEALRKHHSEEIENHKKEIERLKREIDRHQGKIRKLSHDD, encoded by the exons ATGGCGCGACTGTTTCTGAGGGGAAGCCTGCAGAGGTGCATCGCCACCCAGATCAGGTTGTCATCTGACCAG CTTGGTGAGCTGGGCAAAGGTGCAGGGaaaggtggaggaggtggaggatctgtgaggTCGGCAGGAGGCGCGTTCGGAAAGCGGGAAGTGGCAGAAGAGGAGCAGTACTTCAG gaagaaggagaaggagcagATGGAGGCTCTGAGGAAGCACCACAGTGAGGAGattgaaaatcataaaaaggAGATTGAGCGCCTAAAAAGAGAGATTGACCGCCATCAGGGCAAAATCAGAAAGCTGTCGCATGACGACTGA